One Palaemon carinicauda isolate YSFRI2023 unplaced genomic scaffold, ASM3689809v2 scaffold166, whole genome shotgun sequence genomic window carries:
- the LOC137635743 gene encoding zinc finger protein 701-like isoform X2 yields the protein MNSEPPFEFSLKSEIEDLFSPAVDPENNDRSGSVALFNDGALFLDPKMEVKVEPEIFDCSESYLTNSYEYDASVSENGSSSCKENVDDEESVDTYLGTAVKEDKGKEKGRLPCVISGRELLQKDVLNQEVNQIKEKQIKKRIFNNVNSNALARKRCTCSECGKTFSHEFNLAVHLRIHTGERPYKCNVCSKTFTQKNNLTVHLRVHTGEKQYKCSVCSKTFSTKAHFTTHLRIHTGEKPYKCDVCNKTFNTKSHLTIHSRNHTGEKPYKCNVCSKTFNAKQSLNKHLRIHTGEKPYKCNVCSKTYTQKHNLTIHLRLHTGERPYKCNVCSKFFTSKKYLPRHKKSHERSIPVS from the coding sequence atgaattctgaaccaccttttgaattttcattgaaaagtgaaattgaagatttattttcacctgcagtcgatccagaaaataatgataggtctggcagtgttgctctctttaatgatggcgctctattcttggatccaaaaatggaagtcaaagtagagccagaaatatttgattgtAGCGAAAGCTACTTGACAAAttcctacgagtacgatgcatcagtgagtgaaaacggttcatCAAGTTGTAAAGAGAATGTcgatgatgaggaaagtgtagacacttacttagggacagctgtgaaagaggataaaggaaaagaaaaaggaagacttccatgtgtaatcagtggaagagaattattacagaaagatgttttgaatcaagaggtgaatcaaataaaggagaagcagataaaaaaaaggatctttaataatgttaactccaatgctcttgctagaaagcgatgcacatgcagtgaatgtgggaaaacgtTTTCACATGAATTTAATCTTGCagtgcatttaagaattcacacgggagagaggccatacaagtgcaacgtctgtagcaaaacatttacccagaaaaacaatctcactgtacatttaagagttcacacgggagagaagcaaTACAAGTGCAgcgtctgtagcaaaacatttagtaCAAAAGCACATTTCactacacatttaagaattcacacgggagagaagccatacaaatgcgatgtctgtaacaaaacatttaatacaaaatcacatctcactatacattcaagaaatcacacgggagagaagccatacaaatgcaatgtctgtagcaaaacatttaatgcaaaacaaagtctcaataaacatttaagaattcacacgggagagaagccatacaaatgtaatgtctgtagcaaaacatatACCCAGAAACACAATCTCACTATACATTTAAGacttcacacgggagagaggccatacaagtgCAACGTCTGTAGCAAATTCTTTACTTCGAAAAAATATCTCCCTAgacataagaaatcacatgagagatctattccagtgtcatga